Below is a genomic region from Hyphomicrobium nitrativorans NL23.
CCATCCTCGTGCGAGGCTCTCGCATGAGGCGGCGCGCGCTCCTATCGGCTGGACAGGTGGGGTATGAATAGACCGGACAAGCCGGGCGAGCTCAGTATCGACGAAATCCTGGCGTCGATCCGCCAGAACGTTTCCGAGGAGCCTGACGCTCCGGCGCAGTCCGCTCTCGACCCTGTGCCGGAGGCTTCGCCGCCCGTGGTCCCGGGTCACGCTGCCCCGCCGCCGCTGGAAACACCTCCCTCGCTTCAGGATCGGTTGAACGGGACGTTCGGCAACGGCCTCTCTGCCGGGGGGGCGAGAGTTGCGGGACCGAACGGGACGAAGCGTCTGCTGCCGTTCGATCAAGATCTTGCCGATCTTCTCGACGAGCCGGATGCGGCGAACGCCGCGAGCGCGACGCCAAAGCCCGAGACCCGGTTGGCGCCAGAGCCGGGGGGACACGGTGCGACGCCGCCATCCGTGACGAACGGTCCCGTGGAACCGGCGGCTGCGGCGAATGCTCCGTCGTCTCCTTCGCCCGATGCCGCTGCATCGGCGCCGCCCGCCGCGCCTGCACCTTTCGGTCGTGGTTTTGCGGAGAGCGCCCCTGCGCCACGTCCCCAGACGTTTGGCTTTCCACCGCTGACGAACCGGAAGGGTTTTTTTCCGCCGGAGCGGCCGGAGCCGGTGTTGCCGCCGGTCCGGAGCGACGATCTCGCCAAGACTGCCGCGCCCAACCCGTTGCTTGCGGCTAAGGAACCATCGCCAGCACCGGCCCTCTCCAGCTCCAGCAGCGCGAACGCCAGCGCTGCCGATCGGGTTTCGACGGCCGACCCGGCAACGCGCTTTCCGGATTTCGGCTCCGTCGTGCCCAGCGATGTGGCGGGACGTGGCCAGCCGACGCCCGACAGCGCGTTCGGTGCGCCGCCGCGTGTCGGCAGCGGTGCCGCGGCGCATGTGGGCACGAACGGATTTTCGCTTCGTCTGCCTCAGCTCGATCAGTCGGAGCCTCATACGTCTCTCGGCCGCGCGCCTCCGTCTCCCTCGCTTTCGACGGCTGCGTCGCCCGTCGTTCCGAATCCGGCTGCGCCGGAGCCAGCGAAGACGTCATTCGGCGCAAAGCCCGACGCTGCTCCCGTTGCTGCGGATGCGGCGGGCAAGGATGCGGCGGCGGATGCGCTCGGTGCGCTTGCGCAGGGGCTTGCGGCATCTACGGCCAAATCGGATATGCCCGACGGCGTCGGCGCGGCGGCGCTTCAGGATCGCGCGCGTGCGTCGAGCGCTAGCGCTCAGGCGGCTGCATCGCCGCTTCCGGCTGCTCCACCGGCAACGGCGCCTGTGGCGACGCAATTGGTTTCCGAAGCGGATGCCGCGCCAGGACGTACGCTTGAGGATGTGGTGGCGGATATGCTGCGCCCCATGCTGCAGAAGTGGGTGGCGGAGAACATGCCGCGCATCATGGAGAAGGCGCTCCGCTCCGAGATGCAGCGAACGCTCGGCTCCGGCGGCGGCACCAAGCCGCCGGGCTCGTGAGGCGCCGCTCTCCCTTTACCGACGCTCTTCAATTCTCCTGTCCCGCGCAACCTTGTATCCCGTGCTGGCGGCCCGGTCCCGCCGATTGACAGGCGGCGAGCGGGTT
It encodes:
- a CDS encoding DUF2497 domain-containing protein encodes the protein MNRPDKPGELSIDEILASIRQNVSEEPDAPAQSALDPVPEASPPVVPGHAAPPPLETPPSLQDRLNGTFGNGLSAGGARVAGPNGTKRLLPFDQDLADLLDEPDAANAASATPKPETRLAPEPGGHGATPPSVTNGPVEPAAAANAPSSPSPDAAASAPPAAPAPFGRGFAESAPAPRPQTFGFPPLTNRKGFFPPERPEPVLPPVRSDDLAKTAAPNPLLAAKEPSPAPALSSSSSANASAADRVSTADPATRFPDFGSVVPSDVAGRGQPTPDSAFGAPPRVGSGAAAHVGTNGFSLRLPQLDQSEPHTSLGRAPPSPSLSTAASPVVPNPAAPEPAKTSFGAKPDAAPVAADAAGKDAAADALGALAQGLAASTAKSDMPDGVGAAALQDRARASSASAQAAASPLPAAPPATAPVATQLVSEADAAPGRTLEDVVADMLRPMLQKWVAENMPRIMEKALRSEMQRTLGSGGGTKPPGS